A region of the Ranitomeya imitator isolate aRanImi1 chromosome 10, aRanImi1.pri, whole genome shotgun sequence genome:
TATCCTGATTGATTCTTTTCTTCCACAGTGCTCTCATTGAAGAAAACCTGAAGAGTGTAAACAATTTGGATGATGAATTTGTGGGTCAGCTGGTTCCTTTGGCCAAGCAAATCCATGAACAACTGATGAAAGACTCtcaaaccctgagagaacaggttaGACAAGagatggagaagttggcggtcaagTTGTCTCCATATACGGATGAGGTGCAAAAACAGGTGAACAGGAATGCAGAGGAGCTCCAGGTCAAATTGGCTCCACATGCCAAGGCGTTTCAAGCCCAATTAGATGAAAGCACCCAGGTTCTCAGTGAGCAGCTGAAATCTATATGGAAGAACCTAGAGATGACCATCAAAGACAATGCTGACCATTGGCAGGCGTCAGTGGTCCCATACTCCCAGGAACTGAAAAGTGTAATAGATGGCAACATGGAGCAGCTGGAGAAACAGCTCAAACTCATCAACAATCACATAAAAAGTAATATTGATGAGCAAATGGAAGAGTTGTATAAAAGCCTCATACCCTACGCAGAAGACGTGAAGGATGAGCTTCACAAACAGATCGAGAACATAGACTTTCAGATGAAGAAAAATGCTGAGCAGATGGAGAGCAAAGTCTTGGACTTTACTGGGAAACTACGAGACCAACTTTACCCCTATGCCAATGAGCTAAGAACCAAGTTAAATAGTAATACATCAAATGCCAAACAGACGATGGAGACATATCTCACGCAGATGAACCAGCAGATGGACCACAAGATTGGAGAGTTTAGGGAGACGATAACGCCCTTTGCAGATGCCCTCAACAAGGCTCTAATAAAGAGAGTGAAAGACATGAAGAAGAAACTTGGAGAATACACAGTGAGCATGCAGGATCAGATGGAGTACTTGGAGAAAGACGTTCGAGACAAGATCCGAGACTTCATCACCCAAGGGGATCCAGAAAACTAAGATTAGAATGTAAGATTTATGGTTAAAGAGTGAAGACAGATAGTGAAACGCAAACTTGTATCATAATTTCTAGAAATATATATGTGAATAGATGTAAATGTAAAAGAAATACAAATAGCAGTCAATAAACACTGAGATTGAAACGATTGCACGTTGCATGTAGTGTTTTCATATGCCGCGTCCAAAAACCTAAAGGTGTTATCTAGCCAGAATAAAATAATTAGGGGGACCATGGATGGGGTACAAATAACTCTAACTCGCATACTCATGTACTGTCCAACCGTGGAAAATCAAGTGAAACCCATAGGGGAAGCTCTTCCTGTAGATGAAACTATAAGAAGGCTCCTCCTGCAGATAGGGATTGAGTGGGAAGCTTCTCCTGCAGATAGGACCATAGGGGAAGGCTTCTCATGCGGACAGGGCCATAGGCGAGGCTCCTCCTGTAGATAGGGCCAAGAGGACGCTCCTTCTGCAGATAGGGCCATAGGAGGTTTCTCCGTCAGATAGGACCATAGAGGGAGATTCCTACTGCTGATAGGGCCATAGGGAGAGGCTACTTCTGCAGATATATCCATAGGGAGAGCCTCTTCCTGCAGAAAGTGTCACGGGGAGAAGCTCTTCTTGCAGATAGGGCCATGGGGAGAGGTTCCTCCTGCAGTTAGGGCCATAGGAGGATCCTCCTGTAGATATGGCCAAGAGGAGGTTCCTCCTGCAGATAGAGTTATAAGGTGAGCTTAGTCCTGCAGATAGGGCCATAGGTTGAGACTCTTCCTGCAGACAAGGCCTTAGAGTAAGACTTCTCCAACAGATAGGGTTATAGGGAGAGGCTCCTTCTATAGATAGGGACATAGAGGGAGGCTCCTCTTGTAGATAGGGCCATAGAGGGAAGCTAGTTTTGTAGATAGGGCCATAAGGGGAAGCTCCATCTGCAGATAGGGCCATAGAAAAAGGTTTATCCTGTAGATAAGGCCATAGGGGAAGCGGTTCCTACAGATAGGGCCATAGGGGAGGCTCCACCTGCAGATAGGACCATACAGTGACTCTCCTCCTGCAGATAGGGCCATATTGAGAGGTTCCCCTGCAGAAAGAGCCATATGGAGAGGCTCTTTCTGCAGATGGGGCCATAGGGAGAGGCACTTTCTGCAGATGGGGCCATAGGGAGAGGCTCTTTCTGCAGAAAGTATCATGAGGAGAAGATGCTCTTGCATATAGGGCCATGGGGAGATGCGCATCCTGCATATAAGGCCATAGGGGAGGCTCCTCCTGCAAATAGAGTCATAGTGGGAGGGGAGGCTCCTCCTGCAGATAAGGCCATAGAGGGAGGCTCCTCCTGTAGGCATAGAGACAGGCTCTTCTTCCAGATAGGGCCGTAGGGGAGGCTCATCCTTTAGATAGTGCCAGAGGGAGAAGCTCATTCTGAGAAAGTGGCAATAGAAGCAGGCTCCTCTTGCATATAGGGCC
Encoded here:
- the LOC138651531 gene encoding apolipoprotein A-IV-like, translating into MLAKVSVLVLAMSITGYQAKVPSDQISEFFWNYLSRLAGGTTEKVQQSDFSKQLNALIEENLKSVNNLDDEFVGQLVPLAKQIHEQLMKDSQTLREQVRQEMEKLAVKLSPYTDEVQKQVNRNAEELQVKLAPHAKAFQAQLDESTQVLSEQLKSIWKNLEMTIKDNADHWQASVVPYSQELKSVIDGNMEQLEKQLKLINNHIKSNIDEQMEELYKSLIPYAEDVKDELHKQIENIDFQMKKNAEQMESKVLDFTGKLRDQLYPYANELRTKLNSNTSNAKQTMETYLTQMNQQMDHKIGEFRETITPFADALNKALIKRVKDMKKKLGEYTVSMQDQMEYLEKDVRDKIRDFITQGDPEN